The following are encoded together in the Candidatus Paceibacterota bacterium genome:
- the frr gene encoding ribosome recycling factor has product MAYDFTNFKEAIVTGEEWFKKELSLLRTGRATSAVLDSIHVESYGSMSPIAHVASITMEDPRTIRVAPWDKSQVKGIEQAITKANLGLSVSADDAGLRISFPELTGERREQVVKILKAKLEDARVTIRKAREEVITELKQLEKDGAISEDEHFKAKEDMQKLVEAANAKFDEMAARKEQEIRS; this is encoded by the coding sequence ATGGCATACGATTTCACAAATTTCAAGGAAGCAATTGTTACTGGAGAAGAGTGGTTCAAGAAGGAGCTCTCTCTCTTACGCACCGGTCGCGCAACAAGTGCGGTGCTTGATTCTATACATGTTGAGTCGTATGGAAGCATGTCTCCGATTGCTCATGTCGCATCTATTACAATGGAGGATCCTCGCACTATTCGTGTGGCTCCATGGGATAAGTCCCAAGTAAAAGGAATTGAGCAGGCAATCACCAAGGCAAACTTAGGACTATCAGTGAGTGCAGATGATGCAGGCCTTCGCATTTCATTTCCTGAGCTCACGGGTGAGCGTAGGGAGCAGGTAGTGAAGATCCTGAAAGCGAAGCTTGAGGATGCTCGTGTGACCATCCGTAAGGCACGTGAAGAAGTTATTACAGAGCTGAAACAGCTCGAGAAAGATGGTGCTATTTCAGAGGATGAGCATTTCAAGGCGAAGGAGGATATGCAGAAGCTTGTCGAAGCCGCAAATGCGAAATTCGATGAAATGGCTGCACGAAAAGAACAGGAGATTCGCAGTTAA